Proteins from a genomic interval of Trifolium pratense cultivar HEN17-A07 linkage group LG6, ARS_RC_1.1, whole genome shotgun sequence:
- the LOC123892362 gene encoding albumin-1 E-like yields MDSRAIRYRNNSSARYSFNFGSGAATKGVYMALQKMFGANDLELNTTKALKNLWLNNVPSKLVLSLNQTMAYVKLVLLSVFLLATFVTFPIKKVEAVLCLAICTISTPCAKGCICITSPVGLCLPESYKDAVKIVGKNLICQDDAECKNKKTGNFCVHSPKPDLEYGVCADSMIDAEHLILKIFSKSNLTKGFLEMPIITT; encoded by the exons ATGGACAGCAGAGCTATCAGATACAGAAACAATAGCAGCGCAAgatattcttttaattttggaagCGGTGCGGCCACAAAGGGAG TGTATATGGCCTTGCAAAAAATGTTTGGTGCAAATGATTTAGAGCTCAACACGACGAAAGCGTTGAAGAATCTGTGGTTGAATAATGTTCCATCGAAG CTTGTTCTCTCTTTGAATCAAACAATGGCTTATGTTAAGCTGGTTCTTTTGTCTGTTTTCTTGCTTGCCACTTTTG TAACGTTCCCAATAAAAAAAGTAGAAGCAGTACTGTGTTTGGCAATTTGTACTATATCCACACCATGCGCCAAAGGTTGTATTTGTATTACATCTCCTGTCGGTTTGTGCCTCCCTGAATCATATAAAGATGCTGTGAAGATAGTTGGGAAAAATCTTATATGTCAGGATGATGCTGAATGTAAAAACAAGAAAACTGGAAACTTTTGTGTTCATTCTCCTAAACCTGATTTGGAGTATGGTGTGTGTGCTGATTCTATGATTGACGCAGAACACTTAATCTTAAAGATATTCTCTAAATCTAATCTCACAAAAGGCTTCTTGGAGATGCCAATAATAACCACTTAA
- the LOC123892363 gene encoding albumin-1-like, whose protein sequence is MTLFNDVAYNDIAIVTFPIKKVEAICGELCSINVPCPKSACGFCTPQGYIGVCIPGSYKDAMKMVGENFICQNDAECKNKGSRNVCVRFPKADVEYGVCADSISEAENLIFKDFL, encoded by the exons atgacgttgTTTAATGACGTTGCTTATAATGACATTgctattg TAACGTTTCCTATTAAGAAAGTAGAAGCAATATGTGGGGAGCTTTGTAGTATAAACGTACCATGCCCCAAATCAGCTTGCGGCTTTTGTACTCCACAAGGGTACATTGGTGTTTGCATCCCTGGATCATATAAAGATGCTATGAAGATGGTTGGCGAAAATTTTATATGTCAGAATGATGCTGAATGTAAGAACAAGGGATCTAGGAACGTTTGTGTTCGTTTTCCTAAAGCTGATGTGGAGTATGGTGTGTGCGCTGATTCTATATCTGAGGCAGAAAACTTAATCTTCAAAGATTTTCTCTAA